The following proteins come from a genomic window of Nocardiopsis sp. YSL2:
- a CDS encoding histidine phosphatase family protein, producing the protein MPAIYLIRHGKASPEAADYDELSPTGYEQAMLLGREITRRGLRVGPVVTGTLRRQKQTAAAALAEAGLDTAPVTDERWNEYDHLALLDRYSPGPGSIQHRIDACLHAWTADGGAGKDSWTAFRDTAAAALRDLAEGLERGSTALVFTSGGVISAVCSSLLGVPAAGFVSMNRVVVNGSVSKVAHGRGGTQVLSFNDHAHLERDGSALLTYR; encoded by the coding sequence ATGCCAGCTATCTACCTCATCCGCCACGGCAAGGCCTCCCCCGAGGCCGCCGACTATGACGAACTGAGTCCGACCGGCTACGAACAGGCCATGCTGTTGGGCCGGGAGATCACCCGGCGCGGGCTGCGTGTGGGACCGGTGGTGACCGGCACGCTGCGGCGCCAGAAGCAGACCGCCGCGGCCGCGCTGGCCGAGGCGGGCCTGGACACCGCCCCGGTCACCGACGAGCGGTGGAACGAGTACGACCACCTCGCCCTGCTCGACCGCTACTCCCCCGGCCCCGGCTCCATCCAGCACCGGATCGACGCGTGCCTGCACGCCTGGACCGCGGACGGCGGCGCCGGGAAGGACTCCTGGACCGCCTTCCGGGATACGGCGGCGGCCGCCCTGCGCGACCTGGCCGAAGGGCTGGAGCGCGGGAGCACCGCCCTGGTGTTCACGTCCGGCGGGGTGATCTCGGCGGTGTGCTCGTCCCTGCTGGGTGTGCCCGCGGCGGGGTTCGTGTCGATGAACCGCGTGGTGGTCAACGGCTCGGTCAGCAAGGTCGCGCACGGACGCGGCGGGACCCAGGTGCTGTCCTTCAACGACCACGCGCACCTGGAGCGGGACGGCTCCGCCCTGCTGACGTACCGCTAG
- a CDS encoding MFS transporter produces the protein MSDHPTTGRPSVPGGAPDPGAPPVRTAGLPQLSLLLAASCMPVLGSVLIAPVLPQLGRHFAATPGAGVLVPVVLTVPALVLGLTAAFAGVLADRVDRRRVLLAAMVGYSAIGTAPLYLDSLAAILASRVLLGVFEAAIITCCTALIGDYWTGARRARYLGMQALVAAVAATLFLLVGGALGSMGWRAPFWVYLAAVLLVAPMARLLWRPEHPERATGSEGPTAVPWRLLLVPCLVTLFGGVLFYTLPVQLPFVLTAAGAGSAQQIGGISAVMSLGTAVGAALFGKLAGLSPRVLVPAELALAAVGLGVVFAAPSVLVITVGAVVTGFGTGLLVPTMIVWAVDRLDFGQRGRGTGLCTGALFFGQFLSPLVVAALGAGAGGTRPALGALAAVTATVGALVLLLLRRRTEGLTSVG, from the coding sequence ATGTCCGACCACCCCACCACCGGCCGACCGTCCGTCCCCGGCGGCGCCCCCGACCCGGGCGCGCCGCCCGTACGCACCGCCGGGCTGCCCCAGTTGTCCCTGCTGCTCGCCGCGAGTTGCATGCCCGTCCTGGGCTCCGTACTCATCGCCCCCGTGCTGCCGCAACTGGGACGGCACTTCGCCGCGACTCCCGGTGCCGGCGTCCTCGTCCCCGTCGTCCTCACCGTCCCCGCCCTGGTCCTCGGACTGACCGCGGCCTTCGCCGGGGTCCTGGCCGACAGGGTCGACCGCAGGCGTGTCCTGCTGGCCGCGATGGTCGGCTACTCGGCCATCGGGACCGCACCCCTCTACCTGGACTCGCTCGCGGCCATCCTGGCGTCCCGGGTCCTGCTCGGTGTCTTCGAGGCGGCCATCATCACCTGCTGCACGGCCCTGATCGGCGACTACTGGACCGGGGCCCGCCGGGCGAGGTACCTGGGCATGCAGGCACTGGTGGCGGCGGTGGCCGCGACGCTGTTCCTCCTGGTCGGCGGCGCCCTGGGGAGCATGGGCTGGCGGGCGCCGTTCTGGGTCTACCTGGCGGCGGTGCTGCTGGTGGCCCCGATGGCCCGGCTGCTGTGGAGGCCCGAGCACCCCGAGCGCGCCACCGGCTCCGAGGGGCCGACCGCCGTCCCGTGGCGACTGCTGCTGGTCCCGTGCCTGGTCACCCTCTTCGGCGGCGTCCTCTTCTACACGCTGCCGGTCCAGCTCCCGTTCGTGCTCACCGCGGCCGGGGCGGGGTCGGCGCAGCAGATCGGCGGCATCAGCGCCGTGATGTCACTGGGCACGGCCGTCGGTGCCGCGCTCTTCGGGAAGCTGGCGGGGCTGTCGCCCAGGGTGCTCGTCCCGGCCGAGCTGGCGCTGGCCGCCGTGGGCCTGGGCGTGGTGTTCGCCGCTCCCTCGGTCCTGGTCATCACGGTGGGAGCCGTGGTCACCGGGTTCGGAACGGGCCTGCTGGTGCCCACGATGATCGTCTGGGCCGTGGACCGGCTCGACTTCGGACAGCGCGGCCGGGGGACGGGCCTGTGCACCGGCGCGCTCTTCTTCGGCCAGTTCCTCTCTCCGCTGGTCGTGGCCGCGCTGGGCGCCGGTGCGGGAGGCACCCGTCCCGCTCTGGGCGCCCTCGCCGCCGTGACGGCGACCGTGGGGGCGCTCGTCCTGCTCCTGCTGCGCCGCCGGACCGAAGGACTGACCTCCGTCGGCTGA
- a CDS encoding amidase — MDPFSSAVDLASAIRSRELSPVEVTEAYLARIDRHDPAVNAFVRCHRATVRARAEEAERAVLDGRRLPPLHGVPIPLKEMTQVEGEPATYCSLGIGDAPREVTEPVVTRLLDAGLIPMGRTNSPEMGMLTDTDNRRFGQTRNPWNTAHSPGGSSGGAAAAVAAGMAPVAHANDGGGSIRMPSSACGLVGLKPSRGRVPQLAAAWEHSTVEGAITRYVRDTAALLDAMSVPDRLAMYQAPPPARPFSDEVGRDAGRLRIGLLTSAPTGLPVEPECVAAAEHTAHLLESLGHRVEGVAPRFFSEEAFGGYARTVLDASLWAVPFDRPDLAAPHLRHRRERAEGRHSGHYTRAVALLQRESREVVAQWERDFDVLLTPTMACAPPEAGRVLKEADGDPEGPRVTETQMISFTSICNVTGLPAISLPTYRSAAGLPVGSQLIAGPWDEAVLIRLASALEEAEDWTARRPAGFSGPTS; from the coding sequence ATGGACCCCTTCTCATCGGCCGTCGACCTCGCCTCGGCCATCCGCTCGCGGGAGCTGAGCCCGGTCGAGGTCACCGAGGCCTACCTCGCGCGGATCGACCGCCACGACCCGGCGGTGAACGCCTTCGTGCGGTGCCACCGCGCCACGGTGCGGGCGCGGGCCGAGGAGGCCGAGCGCGCCGTGCTCGACGGACGCCGCCTTCCGCCCCTGCACGGGGTCCCGATCCCGCTCAAGGAGATGACGCAGGTGGAGGGAGAACCCGCGACCTACTGTTCGCTCGGGATCGGCGACGCCCCCCGGGAGGTGACCGAACCCGTGGTGACGCGTCTGCTGGACGCCGGCCTGATCCCGATGGGACGCACCAACAGCCCCGAGATGGGCATGCTCACCGACACCGACAACCGCCGTTTCGGCCAGACCCGCAATCCGTGGAACACCGCCCACTCCCCCGGCGGTTCCAGCGGCGGAGCCGCCGCGGCCGTCGCCGCGGGGATGGCCCCGGTCGCGCACGCCAACGACGGCGGGGGTTCGATCCGCATGCCCTCCTCCGCCTGCGGCCTGGTCGGACTCAAGCCCAGCCGCGGGCGCGTACCCCAGCTCGCCGCGGCCTGGGAGCACTCCACCGTGGAGGGCGCCATCACCCGGTACGTCCGCGACACCGCCGCCCTGTTGGACGCGATGTCCGTCCCCGACCGCCTGGCCATGTACCAGGCGCCGCCGCCCGCGCGCCCCTTCTCCGACGAGGTCGGCCGCGACGCCGGGCGGCTGCGGATCGGGCTGCTCACCAGCGCACCGACGGGCCTGCCCGTGGAGCCGGAATGCGTCGCCGCCGCGGAGCACACCGCTCACCTCCTGGAGTCTCTGGGCCACCGCGTGGAGGGGGTCGCCCCGCGCTTTTTCAGCGAGGAGGCGTTCGGCGGGTACGCGCGGACCGTCCTGGACGCGTCCCTGTGGGCCGTGCCCTTCGACCGGCCGGACCTGGCCGCGCCGCACCTGCGGCACCGCAGGGAACGCGCCGAGGGCCGCCACTCGGGGCACTACACCCGGGCGGTGGCCCTGCTCCAGCGGGAGTCGCGGGAGGTGGTGGCGCAGTGGGAGCGCGACTTCGACGTCCTGCTCACACCGACCATGGCGTGCGCTCCACCCGAGGCCGGGCGCGTCCTGAAGGAGGCCGACGGGGACCCGGAGGGGCCGCGCGTCACGGAGACGCAGATGATCTCCTTCACCTCGATCTGCAATGTCACCGGCCTGCCGGCGATCAGCCTGCCGACGTACCGGTCCGCCGCGGGCCTGCCGGTCGGCAGCCAGCTGATCGCCGGCCCCTGGGACGAGGCCGTGCTGATCCGGTTGGCCTCCGCCCTGGAGGAGGCCGAGGACTGGACGGCTCGCCGCCCGGCGGGGTTCTCCGGCCCGACCTCCTGA
- a CDS encoding helix-turn-helix domain-containing protein: protein MLVEHRENGALVAGYLDAASSGRADAFDTVLVQGEHPYRAELRPHRFGVLSACDIRGDHGVRVLPRIAPGLRDHGYSLGLMLEGRGGIEQDGRSASLAPGDFVLYTGRRPFRIDLTGPYRYFVVGLGRNTAGLPSGVAGVTADPGLPRSPSGRILTVALAEIARLAPQLGSDARRDYGEHIVFMLRTLLREAGHADSPVPDQRTAVLERVLEHVDRHLAEDLSPDAVAAAHHVSVRYLHALFHSRGETVAGHIRRRRLERIRRDLADPALAHLPAYAIAARWGIRDASHLSRLFRAEFGLSPRAFRDTRP from the coding sequence TTGCTGGTCGAACACCGTGAGAACGGCGCCCTGGTGGCCGGATACCTCGACGCCGCCTCCAGCGGGCGCGCGGACGCCTTCGACACCGTGCTCGTGCAGGGCGAGCACCCCTATCGGGCCGAGTTGCGTCCGCACCGCTTCGGGGTGCTCAGCGCCTGCGACATCCGGGGCGACCACGGCGTCCGTGTGCTGCCGCGCATCGCCCCCGGGCTCCGTGACCACGGCTACTCGCTGGGGCTGATGCTGGAGGGGCGGGGCGGTATCGAACAGGACGGCCGCTCGGCGTCCCTGGCCCCCGGCGACTTCGTGCTCTACACGGGCCGCAGGCCGTTCCGTATCGACCTGACCGGCCCCTACCGGTACTTCGTGGTGGGCCTGGGGCGGAACACGGCGGGCCTGCCCTCGGGCGTCGCGGGCGTCACGGCCGATCCCGGGCTGCCCCGCTCACCGAGCGGGCGGATCCTGACGGTGGCGCTGGCGGAGATCGCGCGCCTGGCCCCACAGTTGGGGTCGGACGCCAGACGGGACTACGGCGAGCACATCGTCTTCATGCTCCGCACCCTGCTCCGCGAAGCGGGCCACGCGGACAGCCCCGTGCCCGACCAGCGGACCGCGGTCCTCGAACGCGTCCTGGAACACGTCGACCGGCACCTGGCGGAGGACCTCTCCCCGGACGCGGTCGCCGCGGCCCACCACGTCTCGGTCCGCTACCTTCACGCGCTCTTCCACTCCCGGGGCGAGACGGTCGCCGGCCACATCCGCCGCCGCAGACTGGAACGCATCCGCCGCGACCTCGCCGACCCGGCGCTCGCCCACCTGCCCGCCTACGCGATCGCCGCCCGCTGGGGGATCCGGGACGCCAGCCACCTCAGCCGGCTCTTCCGCGCCGAGTTCGGCCTGTCCCCCCGCGCGTTCCGTGACACCCGCCCCTGA
- a CDS encoding alpha/beta fold hydrolase has protein sequence MNHGGIVYERLGRGEPLLLLHGLGHRRQAWDPVVRALAERYEVFALDLPGFGQSAAPDPDRPFGISSLVDTVQSWCRAHGVHRPHVVGNSLGGAVALELGARGLASSVTALAPIGFTSALEMLGSRLLVGGMRVATRVPARVWHTVIDSRPVRALTTLALHGRLRAPGGGLSRLDPAVITRGSTYTRLAPEVVRYSFGGGRGVVCPTTIAWGEDDRVLPIRALARVLAAIPHARQVRLMGCGHVPMENDPATVVEVILRTCRTAPAVPVSDPAPAA, from the coding sequence ATGAACCATGGGGGCATCGTTTACGAACGCCTGGGCCGGGGTGAGCCGCTCCTGCTCCTGCACGGGCTGGGCCACCGGCGCCAGGCGTGGGACCCCGTCGTGCGCGCGCTGGCCGAGCGCTACGAGGTGTTCGCGCTCGACCTGCCGGGCTTCGGCCAGTCCGCCGCCCCCGACCCCGACCGGCCCTTCGGCATCTCCTCCCTCGTGGACACCGTGCAGTCCTGGTGCCGGGCGCACGGCGTGCACCGGCCGCACGTCGTCGGCAACTCCCTGGGCGGCGCGGTCGCCCTGGAACTGGGGGCGCGCGGGCTCGCCTCCTCGGTCACCGCGCTGGCCCCCATCGGGTTCACCAGTGCCCTGGAGATGCTGGGCTCGCGGCTGCTGGTCGGCGGCATGCGCGTGGCCACGCGGGTCCCCGCGAGGGTCTGGCACACGGTCATCGACAGCCGGCCCGTACGCGCCCTGACCACGCTCGCCCTGCACGGACGCCTGCGCGCCCCCGGGGGCGGGCTCTCCCGTCTGGACCCGGCGGTCATCACCCGCGGGTCGACCTACACGCGCCTGGCCCCGGAAGTGGTGCGCTACAGCTTCGGCGGTGGACGGGGCGTGGTCTGCCCCACGACGATCGCCTGGGGCGAGGACGACCGCGTCCTGCCGATCCGCGCACTGGCCCGGGTCCTGGCCGCGATCCCGCACGCCCGCCAGGTCCGGCTGATGGGGTGCGGGCACGTGCCGATGGAGAACGACCCGGCGACGGTGGTGGAGGTCATCCTGCGCACCTGCCGCACCGCCCCGGCCGTCCCGGTCTCGGACCCGGCTCCCGCCGCCTGA
- a CDS encoding FdhF/YdeP family oxidoreductase has product MGSVSHTHADQPDPAQDSPTVGPPERSAVGLPAVLNSVRQVREQAGVRRGLPAMRAVNQKRGFDCPGCAWPEGDHRHKAEFCENGAKAVAEEATSRALTPEFFAAHPVAELAERSGYWLGRQGRLAEPLYLAEGATHYEPVSWDRALDIVAGELRGLDSPDEAVFYTSGRTSNEAAFCYQLFARALGTNNLPDCSNMCHESSGSALSETLGVGKGSVSLDDLHQADLIIVAGQNPGTNHPRMLSTLERAKKAGARIITVNPLPEAGMREFRNPQKASGLLGRGTELTDLFAQIRLGGDLALFSAVNRLLLAADRRGEPVLDRAFIDAHTHGFDVFAKELLDEPEDGFWTRVERATGLERSLIEEIAAMVIAADRVVVCWAMGLTQHKHAVPTIREVVNFLLLRGNVGRPGAGVCPVRGHSNVQGDRTMGIFERPDAAFLDALEAEFGFAPPREHGLDTVNAIRAMARGRVRVFFAMGGNFVAATPDTHVTEEAMRRVGLTVHVSTKLNRSHVVTGTRALILPTLARSDRDLREGRPRWVTVEDSMGKVHASHGVLAPLSEDMRSEVDIVLDLADRVLGQSPVAWSELADYDRVRDRIAGVVPGFSDFNERARRPGGFTLPHAPRDERRFPTATGLANFTVNGAYAPPVPPGRLLLQTLRSHDQYNTTIYDLNDRYRGIHDGRRVVLVHPEDARELGLAEGAYTDIVGEWPDGRERRAPHFRVVHYPTARGCAASYFPETNVLVPLDSTADVSNTPTSKSVVVRFEPDSGAP; this is encoded by the coding sequence ATCGGAAGTGTGAGCCACACACACGCCGACCAGCCAGATCCCGCCCAGGACTCGCCCACCGTGGGTCCGCCCGAGCGCAGCGCGGTGGGCCTGCCCGCCGTGCTCAACAGCGTCCGCCAGGTCCGCGAGCAGGCGGGCGTGCGACGCGGCCTGCCCGCGATGCGGGCCGTCAACCAGAAGCGCGGCTTCGACTGCCCCGGGTGCGCCTGGCCCGAGGGCGACCACCGGCACAAGGCGGAGTTCTGTGAGAACGGCGCCAAGGCGGTGGCCGAGGAGGCCACGTCCCGCGCGCTGACCCCGGAGTTCTTCGCCGCGCACCCGGTGGCGGAGCTGGCCGAGCGCTCCGGCTACTGGCTGGGACGGCAGGGCCGGCTGGCCGAGCCGTTGTACCTGGCCGAGGGCGCCACCCACTACGAGCCCGTGAGCTGGGACCGGGCGCTGGACATCGTGGCCGGGGAGCTGCGCGGCCTGGACTCGCCCGACGAGGCGGTCTTCTACACCTCCGGGCGGACCAGCAACGAGGCGGCGTTCTGCTACCAGCTGTTCGCGCGCGCCCTGGGTACCAACAACCTGCCCGACTGCTCCAACATGTGCCACGAGTCGTCCGGGTCGGCGCTCAGCGAGACCCTGGGCGTGGGCAAGGGCAGTGTCTCGCTGGACGACCTGCACCAGGCCGACCTCATCATCGTCGCGGGCCAGAACCCGGGCACGAACCACCCGCGCATGCTGAGCACCCTGGAGCGCGCCAAGAAGGCCGGCGCGCGCATCATCACGGTCAACCCGCTGCCCGAGGCGGGCATGCGCGAGTTCCGCAACCCGCAGAAGGCGTCGGGGCTGCTCGGCCGCGGCACCGAGCTCACCGACCTGTTCGCGCAGATCCGCCTGGGCGGCGACCTGGCCCTGTTCTCGGCGGTCAACCGGCTGCTGCTCGCCGCCGACCGGCGCGGCGAGCCGGTACTGGACCGGGCGTTCATCGACGCCCACACCCACGGGTTCGACGTCTTCGCCAAGGAACTGCTGGACGAACCCGAGGACGGGTTCTGGACGCGGGTGGAGCGCGCGACCGGCCTGGAGCGCTCACTCATCGAGGAGATCGCCGCGATGGTGATCGCCGCCGACCGCGTCGTGGTGTGCTGGGCGATGGGCCTGACCCAGCACAAGCACGCGGTGCCCACCATCCGCGAGGTGGTGAACTTCCTGCTGCTGCGCGGGAACGTGGGGCGGCCGGGCGCCGGGGTGTGCCCGGTGCGCGGGCACTCCAACGTGCAGGGCGACCGCACGATGGGCATCTTCGAGCGGCCCGACGCCGCCTTCCTGGACGCGCTGGAGGCGGAGTTCGGGTTCGCGCCGCCGCGCGAGCACGGCCTGGACACCGTCAACGCCATCCGCGCGATGGCGCGGGGGCGTGTGCGGGTGTTCTTCGCGATGGGCGGCAACTTCGTCGCGGCCACGCCGGACACCCATGTCACCGAGGAGGCGATGCGCCGGGTGGGGCTGACGGTGCACGTGTCGACCAAGCTGAACCGCTCGCACGTGGTGACGGGCACGCGGGCGCTGATCCTGCCGACCCTGGCGCGCAGCGACCGCGACCTGCGCGAGGGCCGTCCCCGCTGGGTGACGGTGGAGGACTCCATGGGCAAGGTGCACGCCTCACACGGTGTCCTGGCGCCCCTGTCCGAGGACATGCGCTCGGAGGTGGACATCGTCCTGGACCTGGCGGACCGGGTCCTGGGCCAGAGCCCGGTGGCGTGGTCGGAGCTGGCCGACTACGACCGGGTGCGCGACCGGATCGCGGGCGTCGTGCCGGGGTTCTCGGACTTCAACGAGCGCGCCCGCAGGCCGGGCGGGTTCACGCTCCCGCACGCGCCCCGCGACGAGCGGCGGTTCCCGACGGCGACGGGGCTGGCCAACTTCACGGTGAACGGCGCGTACGCGCCGCCGGTGCCGCCGGGGCGGCTGCTGTTGCAGACGCTGCGCTCGCACGACCAGTACAACACCACGATCTACGACCTCAACGACCGCTACCGCGGTATCCACGACGGCCGCCGGGTGGTGCTGGTGCACCCGGAGGACGCGCGTGAGCTGGGGTTGGCGGAGGGCGCCTACACCGACATCGTCGGCGAGTGGCCGGACGGGCGGGAGCGGCGGGCGCCGCACTTCCGGGTGGTGCACTACCCCACCGCCCGCGGGTGCGCGGCGTCGTACTTCCCCGAGACCAACGTGCTGGTCCCGTTGGACTCCACGGCCGACGTGAGCAACACGCCCACGTCGAAGTCGGTCGTGGTGCGCTTCGAGCCCGACAGCGGCGCGCCCTGA
- a CDS encoding GyrI-like domain-containing protein has protein sequence MTTFTVEQRAERPWVGVSMTAELAHWDRVNAHVPRIYGALGEAGGIPEGGPIYQYRRLRTAADPMDITVSVPVPACVELGDGFETGVIPAGRYLVARPQGGPDVLGRTHRDMWEWADVQGLDLAVDERADGIHWHARTEQFLTDPQTEPDRAKWAVEVAYLLR, from the coding sequence ATGACCACCTTCACTGTCGAGCAGCGGGCCGAGCGCCCCTGGGTCGGCGTCTCGATGACGGCCGAGCTCGCCCACTGGGATCGCGTGAACGCGCACGTCCCGCGGATCTACGGTGCGCTGGGCGAGGCGGGCGGGATTCCCGAGGGCGGGCCGATCTACCAGTACCGCCGCCTGCGGACGGCCGCGGACCCGATGGACATCACGGTCTCCGTTCCCGTGCCGGCCTGTGTGGAGCTCGGTGACGGGTTCGAGACCGGTGTGATCCCGGCCGGCCGCTACCTGGTCGCGCGTCCGCAGGGCGGTCCGGACGTGCTCGGGCGGACCCACCGGGACATGTGGGAGTGGGCGGACGTGCAGGGCCTGGACCTCGCGGTCGACGAGCGGGCCGACGGCATCCACTGGCACGCGCGCACGGAGCAGTTCCTCACCGACCCGCAGACCGAACCGGATCGCGCCAAGTGGGCCGTCGAGGTCGCATACTTGCTCAGATGA
- a CDS encoding MerR family transcriptional regulator, translating into MSETDARLSIGGFSRLTWLSPKALRLYERRGLLRPDVVDEYTGYRYYRPSQAERARMIALLRRAGMPLERIGPVLDAAGDERRELLDAYRTDVVRAHERAVALLDGLARGRLDGRPASAEAAPGVSSRDVPAQPFVSRAVRTTVADLPAHIERAAAELSQRAGAAVDRSRPLVVVYHGEVGWESDGPVEVRVPVLAASDADGVEPAGSELFVDVPYGEVQFPTILRAFDAVRDAATHHARRPSGSPREIYSGGDPFRCQVAQRYVRARG; encoded by the coding sequence ATGAGCGAGACCGACGCGAGGCTGTCGATCGGCGGGTTCAGCCGCCTGACGTGGCTCTCTCCGAAGGCGCTGCGCCTGTACGAGCGGCGTGGGCTGCTCAGGCCCGACGTCGTCGACGAGTACACGGGGTACCGCTACTACCGGCCGTCGCAGGCGGAGCGTGCCCGCATGATCGCGCTCTTGCGCCGCGCGGGGATGCCGCTCGAGCGCATCGGCCCGGTCCTGGACGCCGCCGGCGACGAACGGCGCGAGCTCCTCGACGCGTACCGGACCGATGTGGTGCGTGCGCACGAGCGCGCCGTGGCGCTGCTCGACGGCCTCGCGCGGGGTCGCCTCGACGGTCGACCGGCATCGGCCGAGGCCGCGCCGGGGGTGTCGAGCCGCGACGTTCCGGCGCAGCCCTTCGTCTCGCGGGCCGTTCGCACGACCGTGGCGGACCTTCCCGCGCACATCGAGCGTGCCGCGGCCGAGCTCTCGCAGCGGGCCGGGGCGGCGGTCGACCGGTCGCGGCCGCTGGTCGTCGTCTACCACGGCGAGGTGGGCTGGGAATCGGACGGGCCCGTCGAAGTGCGCGTGCCCGTCCTCGCCGCGTCGGACGCCGACGGCGTCGAACCCGCCGGATCGGAGCTGTTCGTCGACGTACCGTACGGCGAGGTGCAGTTCCCCACGATCCTGCGCGCGTTCGACGCGGTCCGCGACGCCGCGACGCACCACGCGCGGCGTCCGTCCGGATCGCCGCGCGAGATCTACTCCGGCGGCGACCCCTTCCGCTGCCAGGTCGCGCAGCGCTACGTCCGGGCCCGGGGCTGA
- a CDS encoding YbaK/EbsC family protein, producing the protein MAESTELPERSRRVAEALGAFGAEGRVRELPASTRTAQAAAEALGCEVGAIANSLVFMADERPLLVMTSGRHRVDTALLAERLGRAAIRRAEPEEVRAATGQAIGGVAPVGHPAPVETVVDASLADYERLWAAAGTPRTVFPTGFAELVAMTGGTPVAVN; encoded by the coding sequence ATGGCCGAGAGCACGGAACTGCCCGAGCGCAGCCGACGGGTGGCCGAGGCGCTCGGCGCGTTCGGGGCCGAGGGCCGAGTGCGGGAACTGCCCGCCTCGACCCGCACCGCCCAGGCCGCGGCCGAGGCGCTCGGCTGCGAGGTCGGCGCGATCGCCAACAGCCTCGTGTTCATGGCGGACGAGCGACCGCTGCTGGTCATGACCAGCGGTCGGCACCGGGTGGACACCGCTCTGCTGGCCGAGCGGCTGGGCAGGGCCGCGATCCGGCGCGCCGAGCCCGAGGAGGTACGCGCCGCGACCGGCCAGGCCATCGGTGGCGTGGCCCCCGTCGGACACCCCGCGCCGGTCGAGACCGTGGTGGACGCGTCCCTGGCGGACTACGAGCGGCTGTGGGCCGCCGCCGGAACGCCTCGCACGGTCTTCCCGACCGGCTTCGCCGAACTGGTCGCGATGACCGGCGGCACACCCGTCGCGGTCAACTGA
- a CDS encoding glycoside hydrolase family 16 protein gives MTLTALTVPHGGAGSDTREDADPASTSGALVWSDEFDGPAGAAPDPANWNHETGDHGWGNGELQNYTDSRENSALDGNGNLVITARQEADGGYTSARLTTQDKVEQAYGRFEARIRIPTGQGVWPAFWMLGDNFPETPWPDSGEIDIMENVGHEPGTVHGTVHGPGYSGADGIGASYDHPQGGAFTDGFHVYAVEWTPDSITWSVDDVPFNTLTRADLRGNPWVYDHPFFMILNVAVGGAWPGYPDETTRFPQQMVVDYVRVYDL, from the coding sequence CTGACCCTGACCGCCCTGACCGTCCCCCACGGCGGAGCCGGGTCCGACACCCGCGAGGACGCCGATCCGGCCTCCACCTCCGGTGCGCTCGTCTGGTCCGACGAGTTCGACGGACCCGCCGGCGCGGCCCCCGACCCCGCGAACTGGAACCACGAGACCGGCGACCACGGGTGGGGCAACGGCGAGCTGCAGAACTACACCGACAGCCGCGAGAACTCGGCTCTGGACGGCAACGGCAACCTCGTCATCACCGCACGCCAGGAGGCCGACGGCGGCTACACCTCCGCCCGGCTGACCACCCAGGACAAGGTCGAGCAGGCCTACGGCCGCTTCGAGGCCAGGATCCGCATCCCCACCGGCCAGGGGGTGTGGCCCGCGTTCTGGATGCTGGGCGACAACTTCCCCGAGACCCCGTGGCCCGACTCCGGCGAGATCGACATCATGGAGAACGTCGGACACGAGCCCGGCACCGTCCACGGCACCGTGCACGGGCCCGGCTACTCCGGCGCGGACGGGATCGGCGCCTCCTACGACCACCCGCAGGGGGGCGCGTTCACCGACGGCTTCCACGTCTACGCCGTCGAGTGGACCCCGGACTCCATCACGTGGTCCGTCGACGACGTGCCGTTCAACACCCTCACCCGGGCCGACCTGCGCGGGAACCCGTGGGTCTACGACCACCCGTTCTTCATGATCCTCAACGTCGCAGTGGGCGGCGCGTGGCCGGGCTATCCCGACGAGACCACGCGGTTCCCCCAGCAGATGGTGGTGGACTACGTGCGCGTCTACGACCTCTGA